One stretch of Amycolatopsis sp. NBC_00345 DNA includes these proteins:
- a CDS encoding glycosyltransferase family 2 protein, producing MTEVSVVICCYTENRWDDLVASVTSVAGQTVVPAELIVVADHNPALLQRATEAFTSDSVRVIGNERTAGLSGARNTGFLAAKGEIVAFLDDDAAADPGWLAEMLAPYDDPDVGAVGGRAVPVWPDGSAPPWLPAELYWIVGCAYTGQPVEPAEVRNIMGCAMSFRRDHLERLGGFAESVGRTAALPLGCEETELCIRLRQQVPGAKVILRPAATVRHRVSADRTRRRYVRQRSWAEGLSKAAVSRLVGAQDALSTERSYLRSVLPKAVLRELRAGNPAGASGVFVATAAAGAGYLRGLARKPAPETDSIPAYTVDIANGEATWDGEADVLVRSGGVVLGAARRSEEVSELAAKLADQTRDRPPRPTAQPRVSVVLATAGKPSDVRRCVASVLATGYPDLEVLIVDNIPDGPREELVALAASDDRVRCLHEPVPSASRARNLGAREATGEVLAFTDDDTVVDPGWPAELVAELAQPGTSCVTGLVAPLCLDTPAQVWFEAFGGFGKGYRRLAFTEDPRNLLSPGRFGSGNNMAWHREAFLALGGFDERLGPGRRTHSGEDLDLYLRLVRSGGRIVYTPHAVVRHEHRATEAELLRQLRGYGTGLAAMYLLHARRRGGLRELAAAVPRGLPVLLGRRPSDAPSGEPSPGFPRRLVTAQVRGTLSGPLALLRERTR from the coding sequence ATGACCGAAGTTTCCGTGGTGATCTGCTGCTACACCGAGAATCGGTGGGACGACCTCGTCGCCTCGGTCACGTCGGTGGCCGGGCAGACGGTGGTCCCGGCCGAGCTGATCGTCGTGGCCGACCACAACCCGGCGCTGCTGCAGCGGGCCACCGAGGCGTTCACGAGCGACTCGGTCCGGGTGATCGGCAACGAGCGCACGGCCGGTCTCTCCGGCGCCCGTAACACGGGATTCCTTGCGGCCAAAGGGGAAATCGTCGCGTTCCTGGACGACGACGCGGCGGCCGACCCGGGCTGGCTCGCGGAAATGCTGGCACCGTACGACGATCCCGACGTCGGCGCGGTCGGCGGACGGGCGGTCCCGGTGTGGCCGGACGGCTCGGCGCCGCCGTGGCTGCCCGCGGAGCTGTACTGGATCGTCGGCTGCGCCTACACCGGCCAGCCCGTCGAGCCGGCCGAGGTGCGCAACATCATGGGCTGCGCGATGTCCTTCCGCCGCGACCACCTGGAGCGCCTCGGCGGGTTCGCCGAGAGCGTCGGGCGGACGGCGGCGTTACCGCTGGGCTGCGAGGAGACCGAGCTCTGCATCCGGCTGCGGCAACAGGTTCCGGGCGCCAAGGTGATCCTGCGGCCGGCCGCGACCGTCCGGCACCGCGTGTCCGCGGACCGCACGCGACGGCGTTACGTCCGGCAGCGCAGCTGGGCCGAGGGACTGTCCAAAGCGGCCGTCTCCCGGCTCGTCGGCGCCCAGGACGCGTTGTCGACGGAGCGCTCGTACCTGCGTTCGGTGCTGCCGAAGGCGGTGCTGCGCGAGCTGCGCGCGGGCAATCCCGCGGGCGCGAGCGGGGTGTTCGTGGCGACCGCGGCGGCCGGCGCCGGGTACCTGCGTGGTCTGGCCCGCAAGCCGGCCCCCGAGACGGACTCGATCCCGGCGTACACAGTGGACATCGCGAACGGCGAGGCGACCTGGGACGGCGAGGCGGACGTGCTCGTCCGGTCCGGCGGGGTCGTGCTCGGCGCCGCCCGCCGCAGCGAGGAGGTCAGCGAGCTCGCCGCCAAGCTGGCGGACCAGACGCGAGACCGGCCGCCGCGACCGACGGCTCAGCCGCGCGTGAGCGTAGTGCTGGCCACCGCGGGCAAGCCCTCGGACGTACGCCGGTGCGTGGCGAGTGTGCTGGCCACCGGTTACCCCGACCTCGAAGTGCTGATCGTGGACAACATTCCCGACGGGCCAAGGGAAGAACTCGTCGCGCTCGCCGCGTCCGACGACCGCGTGCGCTGCCTGCACGAGCCGGTGCCCAGCGCGAGCCGGGCCCGCAACCTCGGCGCCCGTGAGGCGACCGGCGAAGTGCTGGCCTTCACCGACGACGACACGGTGGTCGACCCGGGCTGGCCGGCCGAGCTGGTCGCCGAACTCGCCCAGCCCGGCACGTCCTGCGTGACCGGTCTTGTCGCGCCGCTGTGCCTGGACACGCCGGCGCAGGTGTGGTTCGAGGCGTTCGGCGGCTTCGGCAAGGGCTACCGGCGGTTGGCCTTCACCGAGGACCCGCGGAACCTGCTCTCCCCCGGCCGGTTCGGCTCGGGCAACAACATGGCGTGGCACCGCGAAGCGTTCCTGGCGCTGGGCGGGTTCGACGAACGGCTCGGCCCGGGGCGGCGCACGCACTCCGGCGAAGACCTCGACCTGTACCTGCGGCTCGTGCGGTCGGGCGGGCGGATCGTCTACACCCCGCACGCCGTGGTGCGGCACGAGCACCGGGCGACGGAAGCCGAGCTGCTGCGCCAGCTGCGCGGTTACGGCACCGGCCTGGCCGCGATGTACCTGCTGCACGCGCGACGCCGCGGCGGCCTCCGTGAGCTGGCGGCCGCGGTGCCGCGCGGGCTTCCGGTGCTGCTCGGCCGTCGTCCCTCCGACGCGCCCTCAGGCGAACCGTCCCCCGGTTTCCCCCGGCGCCTCGTCACCGCCCAGGTGCGCGGCACGCTGTCCGGCCCGCTGGCGCTGCTGCGGGAGCGGACCAGGTGA
- a CDS encoding glycosyltransferase family 2 protein: MRSPDPRISLVIPVLNEARNLEVVLPSLPEVHQVILVDGHSVDDSVEVAKRCLPDIEVVTQTRGGKGNALACGFARVTGDVVVMFDADGSAAPEEIPLFAKTLVAGADFAKGSRFTSGGGSDDITVLRKAGNAVLNGFTNLLLRTRFTDLCYGYNAFWSDIIPAFGLPPTELGGESGRQWGDGFEVETLINCRIALAGLKIREVPSFERDRMFGTSNLDTFRDGIRVLRVILREYSRSWRAGRRQRERALPGPDTVVES, translated from the coding sequence ATGCGCTCCCCCGATCCCCGCATTTCCCTGGTCATACCCGTGCTCAACGAGGCAAGGAACCTGGAGGTGGTGCTGCCGAGCCTGCCGGAGGTCCACCAGGTGATCCTGGTGGACGGCCACTCGGTGGACGATTCGGTCGAGGTCGCGAAACGGTGCCTCCCCGACATCGAGGTGGTCACGCAAACCCGTGGTGGCAAAGGAAACGCGCTCGCCTGCGGGTTCGCGAGGGTGACCGGCGACGTCGTCGTGATGTTCGACGCCGACGGCTCCGCGGCGCCCGAGGAGATCCCGCTGTTCGCCAAGACCCTGGTGGCCGGCGCGGACTTCGCGAAGGGCAGCCGGTTCACCTCCGGCGGCGGCAGCGACGACATCACCGTGCTCCGCAAGGCCGGCAACGCGGTGCTGAACGGCTTCACGAACCTGTTGCTGCGCACCAGGTTCACCGACCTCTGCTACGGCTACAACGCGTTCTGGTCGGACATCATCCCGGCCTTCGGGCTGCCGCCGACCGAGCTGGGCGGCGAATCGGGCCGGCAGTGGGGTGACGGGTTCGAGGTCGAGACGCTGATCAACTGCCGCATCGCGCTGGCCGGGCTGAAGATCCGCGAAGTGCCCAGCTTCGAGCGCGACCGCATGTTCGGCACGAGCAATCTCGACACCTTCCGCGACGGGATCCGGGTGCTGCGCGTGATCCTGCGGGAGTACAGCCGTTCGTGGCGGGCCGGGCGACGGCAGCGTGAGCGCGCGCTGCCCGGTCCGGACACCGTGGTGGAGTCATGA
- a CDS encoding MFS transporter, whose protein sequence is MTLRRSRQQHREPPSRRRWLVLAILCTSLLLAGIDLTVLQVAVPSLARDLGPSGPGLLWIVDVYSLTVAAFLIVCGTLADRVGRKRVALAGFAVFGLASLAAAFSASTLQLIAARAVLGLGTALIMAATVAILRNVFPDDRERGFAIGLWTASHSVGATLGPVIGGLLVEHFPWGSVFLVNVPIAAVVLIAGAVFIPDSRNPVPRRWDPASVALSVVGLGGFAYGLKQVASPEGLPPTALAIGGAGIALLAWFIRRQHRLAQPLLDLSLFRNRRFSVAILAVFGCFGSYVALLFLLLQWFQQTRGFSPGEAGAAIVPLAAANALGATLAPWLAGRLGDRAAMTSALASFAVALGFFALSPAVSAYPVLVLVLVVSGFGAGVIMTSGADTITSAVPPERAGEAAAIQETSFELSAGIGVAVLGSVLAVAYRLRIPEFPFLSGDQLTQVRNSVASTGAIAGHLPPDAAGTLLSTADSAFDHGIRVSVGCAALVLLVMSVATLTLLRRRPGCMCVAR, encoded by the coding sequence GTGACACTCCGCCGATCACGTCAGCAGCACCGCGAACCCCCGTCCCGACGGCGCTGGCTGGTACTGGCGATCCTGTGCACGAGCCTGCTGCTCGCCGGGATCGACCTGACCGTCCTGCAGGTCGCGGTCCCGAGCCTGGCGCGCGACCTCGGCCCCAGCGGCCCCGGGCTGCTCTGGATCGTCGACGTCTACTCGCTCACCGTGGCCGCGTTCCTGATCGTCTGCGGCACCCTCGCGGACCGCGTCGGGCGCAAGCGGGTCGCGCTCGCCGGATTCGCGGTCTTCGGCCTGGCGTCGCTCGCGGCAGCGTTCTCGGCCAGCACGCTGCAGCTGATCGCGGCCCGCGCCGTGCTCGGCCTCGGCACCGCGCTCATCATGGCCGCCACGGTGGCCATCCTGCGCAACGTCTTCCCCGACGACCGCGAGCGCGGGTTCGCGATCGGACTGTGGACGGCCTCGCACAGCGTCGGCGCCACGCTCGGCCCGGTGATCGGCGGGCTGCTCGTCGAGCACTTCCCCTGGGGCTCGGTGTTCCTGGTCAACGTGCCGATCGCCGCCGTGGTGCTGATCGCGGGCGCGGTCTTCATCCCGGACTCGCGCAACCCGGTCCCCCGCCGCTGGGACCCGGCCAGCGTCGCGCTCTCGGTCGTCGGGCTCGGTGGCTTCGCCTACGGGCTCAAGCAGGTCGCGTCGCCCGAAGGACTGCCGCCGACGGCGCTGGCCATCGGCGGCGCCGGGATCGCGCTGCTGGCCTGGTTCATCCGCCGCCAGCACCGGCTGGCCCAGCCGCTGCTGGACCTCAGCCTGTTCCGCAACCGGCGGTTCTCGGTCGCGATCCTCGCCGTGTTCGGCTGCTTCGGCTCGTACGTGGCCCTGTTGTTCCTGCTGCTGCAGTGGTTCCAGCAGACGAGGGGCTTCTCACCGGGGGAAGCGGGAGCCGCGATCGTGCCGCTGGCCGCGGCCAACGCACTGGGCGCGACGCTCGCGCCCTGGCTCGCCGGCCGCTTGGGCGACCGGGCCGCCATGACGTCGGCGCTGGCCTCATTCGCGGTGGCACTCGGCTTCTTCGCGCTCAGCCCGGCCGTCTCGGCCTATCCCGTGCTGGTCCTGGTGCTGGTCGTGTCCGGCTTCGGCGCGGGTGTGATCATGACCTCCGGCGCGGACACCATCACTTCCGCCGTGCCGCCGGAGAGAGCCGGTGAAGCGGCCGCCATCCAGGAAACGTCGTTCGAGTTGTCGGCCGGTATCGGCGTCGCGGTGCTCGGCAGCGTGCTGGCCGTCGCTTATCGGCTGCGCATACCCGAGTTCCCGTTCCTCTCCGGCGACCAGCTCACCCAGGTCCGCAACTCCGTCGCGTCGACCGGCGCGATCGCCGGCCACCTGCCGCCCGACGCGGCCGGCACCCTGCTGTCCACTGCGGATTCGGCTTTCGACCACGGCATCCGGGTCTCCGTCGGCTGCGCCGCGCTGGTTCTGCTGGTCATGTCGGTCGCCACTCTCACGTTGCTACGGCGCCGCCCGGGCTGTATGTGCGTCGCACGGTGA
- a CDS encoding winged helix-turn-helix transcriptional regulator has protein sequence MGKIRVRERVEEIAGFCDVEVPLVVVGGKWKLVILKLLLDGPLRFGELRRGMPGVTPRMLTRQLRELEEDGILDRAVFAEVPPRTEYSLTPLGESLKVVVRELAAWGSWYRDRQSSSPL, from the coding sequence ATGGGCAAGATCCGGGTCCGCGAGCGCGTCGAGGAGATCGCCGGCTTCTGCGACGTGGAGGTCCCGCTGGTGGTCGTCGGCGGGAAATGGAAGCTCGTCATCCTGAAGCTTCTGCTCGACGGTCCGCTGCGGTTCGGCGAACTGCGCCGGGGGATGCCGGGGGTGACCCCGCGGATGCTCACGCGGCAGCTGCGGGAGCTGGAGGAGGACGGGATCCTCGACCGGGCCGTGTTCGCCGAGGTGCCGCCGCGGACCGAGTACTCGCTCACCCCGCTGGGCGAAAGCCTGAAGGTGGTTGTGCGGGAGCTCGCCGCCTGGGGGAGCTGGTACCGGGATCGGCAGTCGTCGAGCCCGCTGTAG
- the rlmN gene encoding 23S rRNA (adenine(2503)-C(2))-methyltransferase RlmN, translating into MTALPLVFDAPKRGLPPRHLADLSSAERAEAVAALGEKPFRAKQLSNHYFSRLTVDPAEMTDIPAASRERLVADLMPTLLTEVRALAADDGTTRKTLWRAHDGTLLESVLMRYPDRATLCISSQAGCGMACPFCATGQGGLDRNLSTAEIVDQVRSAAAVMRDGAMPGGPGRLSNIVFMGMGEPLANYKRVVAAVRRITDPSPAGLGIGQRSVTVSTVGLAPAIRKLADEKMQVRLAVSLHTPDDELRDTLVPVNERWSVDEVLSAARYYADTSGRRVSIEYALIRDINDQPWRAELLAKRLRKHLGQLVHVNVIPLNPTPGSKWDASPKPVEREFVRLVNAGGVACTVRDTRGQEIAAACGQLAAEG; encoded by the coding sequence ATGACTGCCCTCCCCCTCGTCTTCGACGCGCCCAAGCGCGGCCTGCCGCCGCGCCACCTCGCCGACCTCTCGTCCGCCGAGCGCGCCGAGGCCGTGGCCGCGCTCGGTGAGAAACCGTTCCGCGCCAAGCAGTTGTCGAACCACTACTTCTCGCGCCTGACCGTCGACCCGGCGGAGATGACGGACATCCCGGCCGCGTCGCGCGAGCGCCTGGTCGCCGACCTGATGCCGACGCTGCTGACGGAGGTCCGGGCCCTGGCCGCGGACGACGGCACCACTCGCAAGACCCTCTGGCGCGCGCACGACGGCACGTTGCTGGAAAGCGTGCTCATGCGTTACCCGGACCGGGCCACGCTGTGCATCTCGAGCCAGGCTGGCTGCGGCATGGCCTGCCCGTTCTGCGCGACGGGGCAGGGCGGCCTCGACCGCAACCTCTCGACGGCGGAGATCGTGGACCAGGTCCGCTCCGCCGCCGCCGTAATGCGCGACGGCGCGATGCCCGGCGGCCCTGGCCGCTTGTCGAACATCGTCTTCATGGGCATGGGCGAGCCGCTGGCGAATTACAAGCGTGTGGTGGCGGCGGTGCGTCGTATTACGGATCCTTCTCCGGCTGGTTTGGGTATCGGCCAGCGTTCGGTGACGGTGTCGACGGTGGGTCTGGCGCCGGCGATTCGTAAGCTGGCGGACGAGAAGATGCAGGTGCGTCTGGCGGTTTCGCTGCATACGCCGGATGACGAGTTGCGGGACACGTTGGTGCCGGTGAACGAGCGGTGGTCGGTGGACGAGGTTCTGTCGGCGGCTCGTTACTACGCGGATACTTCTGGTCGTCGTGTGTCCATTGAGTATGCGTTGATCCGGGATATCAATGATCAGCCGTGGCGGGCGGAGTTGCTGGCTAAGCGGCTGCGTAAGCATTTGGGTCAGTTGGTGCATGTGAATGTGATCCCGTTGAATCCGACCCCGGGTTCTAAGTGGGATGCGTCGCCGAAGCCGGTGGAGCGTGAGTTCGTCCGTCTGGTGAACGCGGGCGGTGTCGCGTGCACGGTGCGGGACACCCGCGGCCAGGAGATCGCCGCGGCTTGTGGTCAGCTTGCCGCCGAAGGCTGA